In Zalophus californianus isolate mZalCal1 chromosome 17, mZalCal1.pri.v2, whole genome shotgun sequence, one DNA window encodes the following:
- the LOC113936172 gene encoding 60S ribosomal protein L12-like, producing the protein MPPKFDPNEIKVVYLRCTGGEVSATSALAPKIGPLGLSPKKVGDDITKATGDWKGLRITVKLTIQNRQAQIEVVPSSSALIIKALKEPPRDRKKQKNIKYSGNITFDEIVNIARQMRHRSLARELSGTIKEILGTAQSVGCNVDGRHPHDIIDDINSGELECPAS; encoded by the coding sequence ATGCCGCCTAAGTTCGACCCCAACGAGATCAAAGTCGTGTACCTGAGGTGTACCGGTGGCGAAGTCAGTGCCACGTCTGCCCTGGCCCCGAAGATCGGCccgctgggtctgtctccaaaaaaggttggtgatgacatcacCAAGGCAACcggtgattggaagggtctaaggattacggtgaaactgaccattcagaacagacaggcccagattgaagtggtaccttcttcctctgccctgattatcaaagccctcaaggaaccaccaagagacagaaagaagcagaaaaacattaagtacagtggaaatatcacttttgatgagattgtcaatattgcccGACAGATGCGACACCGATCTttagccagagaactctctggaaccattaaagagatcctggggactgcccagtctgtgggctgcaacGTAGACGGccgccaccctcatgacatcatagatgacatcaacagtggtgaGCTGGAATGCCCGgctagttaa